One window from the genome of Microbulbifer sp. ALW1 encodes:
- a CDS encoding two-component regulator propeller domain-containing protein, with translation MRWVCLACFILMGVPAVQAEPADSLSLNSQILNSFPPSSLPLEFSPVGATRGLDVKVATSVLVDRNGLLWVASREGLYRFDGYQATALKVGDGGLPDNDIRALYEDRAGNIWIASNTSGLTRYQPAEDRFTHFRHQSANPDSLSHESIYGMAEDADGQLWAGSQIGLNRLDPVTGQVTRFRHDPAKPRSLSHNYVYDVLAEPAGDAIWVATIGGGVNRWRSGASGFDHFDLSRLTAAEGELNSVFALARHGRDLLFAGTRAGLVALDIQRGEARVIDLGGDLPPVVPTLEWGPDGRLWIGTMARGVLVYDPVSGTVAAANPKPLGEESQLPALPQLSLQFSGGRLFVGTWGSGVYMARLRREGYGWVRAGAEPGQLRHHNVTAVVAGRGLLPWMGSFGGGLQPLLSGQRAGTGPGQADDEIFKDGILTILQRRDGQLLAGSNHGLWVIEQDDSHRLISGDSPEGLGTGYVTSLLETEGGDLWVGVGGSGLFRLPAGSDRFQRYAHTPGQGHSLSGNYITTLLQLQDNLLLVGTRSSGLNLCTMAAWQCQPFGREQGLGHHNVTALYRDRAGDIWAGTDGGGLHQLQLDTAGRLQLQRRWTAEDGLLGASVMGIVEDDDGSLWISSRQGLSRLRPQDGLLVHHVAETGLPVTHFNARAVARDDHHLYFGGIGGLVTMPAGTEMMPRQASPVRMVDVSRRADSGDDNGIYTRPATSLERIDIGWGEMLSVSFAVLDFASAPHQYQYRLRPTEAWQSLGPRRELTLLELSPGEHLLKVRGRDVFGSWNESPALLLNVVPPFWMTGWFRAVAGAIILLSGFSLHHFRLRGLRRRNRTLESLRRERERALEKAEVSGRELAQAHTGLRNLTARLQSAKEEQRQQIARELHDELGQTLTAAKLSLQRVGRATHPEERKARLGDSVSMLDKMIAQVRNISLTLRPPLLDEVGLVEALKVHLDSVSGRTQIDIVLLAEGEVGNVPEELRTAIFRLTQEAVNNALRHAGCRRILVNLRGDSAKLSLCVEDDGCGFDPDQVWQRVLRGEHLGLLGMLERARSAGGELHLDAEPGRGSRISAVIPLHGQTSESAADHTVPDFA, from the coding sequence ATGCGCTGGGTATGCCTGGCCTGTTTCATCCTGATGGGGGTGCCCGCGGTTCAAGCGGAACCGGCGGACTCCTTGTCTCTGAATTCCCAGATACTCAATTCCTTTCCACCGAGTTCCTTGCCGCTGGAGTTTTCCCCGGTGGGGGCGACCCGCGGACTGGACGTCAAGGTGGCCACCTCGGTACTGGTCGATCGCAATGGCCTGCTGTGGGTCGCCTCGCGGGAGGGGTTGTACCGGTTCGACGGCTATCAGGCCACTGCCCTCAAGGTCGGCGACGGAGGACTGCCGGACAATGACATCCGCGCGCTGTATGAAGATCGCGCCGGCAATATCTGGATTGCCAGTAACACCAGCGGGCTCACCCGCTACCAGCCCGCCGAGGATCGCTTTACTCACTTTCGCCACCAGTCCGCCAACCCTGATTCACTCTCCCACGAAAGCATTTACGGCATGGCAGAAGACGCCGATGGGCAACTGTGGGCGGGCAGTCAGATTGGCCTGAACCGGCTAGACCCGGTAACCGGACAGGTAACGCGCTTCCGGCACGACCCGGCAAAGCCGCGCTCGCTGTCGCACAACTATGTCTACGATGTGCTGGCGGAGCCCGCGGGGGATGCGATCTGGGTGGCCACCATTGGCGGCGGCGTCAATCGCTGGCGCAGCGGCGCCAGTGGCTTTGACCACTTTGATCTCTCCCGGCTGACCGCAGCTGAGGGCGAACTGAACAGCGTATTTGCTCTCGCACGCCACGGTCGCGATCTGCTGTTTGCGGGCACCCGTGCGGGTCTGGTGGCGCTGGATATCCAGCGTGGCGAAGCGCGGGTGATCGATTTGGGCGGTGATCTGCCACCGGTGGTCCCGACGCTGGAGTGGGGGCCCGACGGGCGCCTGTGGATTGGCACCATGGCGCGTGGCGTACTGGTCTATGACCCTGTCTCGGGGACCGTAGCGGCGGCAAACCCCAAGCCTTTGGGCGAGGAGTCGCAGTTGCCGGCGCTGCCGCAACTGTCGCTGCAATTCAGTGGTGGGCGACTGTTCGTGGGCACCTGGGGGAGCGGTGTGTATATGGCGCGTTTGCGCCGGGAAGGCTATGGCTGGGTGCGCGCGGGAGCAGAGCCGGGGCAGTTGCGCCATCACAATGTGACCGCAGTGGTCGCCGGTCGCGGGCTGCTGCCCTGGATGGGCTCCTTTGGTGGTGGCCTGCAACCGCTGCTGTCCGGGCAGCGTGCGGGGACAGGCCCCGGGCAAGCGGACGACGAGATTTTCAAAGACGGCATACTCACGATTCTCCAGCGCCGCGACGGCCAGTTACTGGCGGGCAGTAACCACGGGCTTTGGGTGATCGAGCAGGATGATAGCCACCGCCTGATCAGCGGGGATTCCCCTGAAGGATTGGGCACGGGGTATGTGACCAGCCTGCTGGAAACGGAGGGCGGCGACCTCTGGGTGGGCGTTGGTGGCAGTGGCCTGTTTCGCTTGCCAGCCGGCAGCGACCGCTTTCAGCGATACGCGCATACGCCGGGGCAGGGGCACTCCCTGAGTGGCAACTACATCACCACACTGCTGCAACTGCAGGACAACCTGTTGCTGGTAGGTACGCGCTCCAGCGGCCTGAATTTGTGCACCATGGCCGCCTGGCAGTGCCAGCCATTTGGTCGCGAGCAGGGGTTGGGCCATCACAATGTCACTGCGCTCTATCGCGATCGCGCGGGCGATATCTGGGCGGGCACCGATGGTGGCGGCCTGCATCAGCTGCAACTGGATACCGCAGGCCGGCTGCAATTACAGCGGCGCTGGACCGCGGAAGATGGATTGCTGGGGGCCAGCGTCATGGGGATCGTCGAGGACGATGACGGTTCACTGTGGATAAGTTCGCGCCAGGGCCTGTCGCGATTGCGGCCGCAGGATGGACTGCTGGTGCATCATGTAGCGGAAACCGGCTTACCGGTAACTCACTTTAATGCGCGTGCGGTTGCCCGCGATGATCACCATCTTTACTTCGGTGGAATCGGCGGTCTGGTGACCATGCCGGCGGGGACCGAAATGATGCCACGTCAGGCCAGTCCGGTGCGCATGGTCGACGTCTCGCGCCGTGCCGACAGCGGCGACGACAATGGAATTTATACTCGCCCGGCCACATCCCTGGAGCGTATCGATATTGGTTGGGGCGAAATGCTGTCGGTGTCTTTTGCGGTCCTCGATTTTGCCAGTGCACCCCATCAGTACCAGTACCGCTTGCGGCCCACGGAAGCCTGGCAGTCTCTCGGTCCCAGGCGCGAGCTGACCCTACTTGAGTTGTCACCGGGGGAGCATCTTCTCAAGGTGCGCGGCCGCGATGTGTTTGGCAGTTGGAATGAATCCCCCGCGCTATTGCTCAATGTGGTGCCGCCGTTCTGGATGACGGGCTGGTTCCGCGCTGTTGCGGGCGCGATCATTTTGCTGAGTGGATTTTCCTTGCACCACTTCCGGTTGCGCGGTCTGCGTCGCCGCAACCGCACACTGGAAAGTCTCCGTCGCGAGCGCGAACGCGCGCTGGAGAAAGCGGAAGTCAGCGGGCGCGAACTGGCACAGGCCCACACCGGGCTGCGCAATCTCACCGCACGGCTGCAGTCTGCCAAGGAAGAACAGCGGCAACAGATTGCCCGGGAACTGCACGATGAACTGGGGCAAACCCTCACGGCCGCCAAACTGTCCCTGCAGCGGGTCGGGCGCGCCACACACCCAGAGGAGCGCAAAGCACGCCTGGGTGATTCGGTGTCGATGCTGGACAAAATGATTGCACAAGTGCGCAATATTTCCCTCACATTGCGGCCGCCGTTGCTGGATGAAGTGGGGCTGGTGGAAGCCCTGAAAGTCCACCTGGACTCGGTGTCCGGTCGCACCCAGATTGATATTGTTTTGCTTGCAGAAGGTGAAGTGGGCAATGTGCCGGAAGAATTACGCACCGCCATTTTTCGCCTGACCCAGGAGGCGGTCAACAATGCACTGCGCCACGCGGGCTGCCGGCGCATTCTGGTCAACCTCCGTGGCGACAGCGCAAAACTGTCGCTCTGTGTCGAAGACGACGGCTGCGGTTTTGATCCAGACCAGGTGTGGCAGCGGGTATTACGCGGCGAGCATCTGGGGTTACTGGGCATGCTGGAGCGGGCGCGCAGTGCCGGTGGGGAATTACATTTGGACGCAGAGCCCGGAAGAGGTAGCCGCATCAGTGCGGTTATTCCCCTGCACGGGCAAACAAGCGAGAGCGCGGCTGACCATACTGTCCCGGATTTTGCTTGA
- a CDS encoding ethylbenzene dehydrogenase-related protein gives MAANRKSLRWILLHTCAAGALLCSLLTGLRIASLTRPQVSQFEELLPQGGVIQWHFVSAVVFSLVVIAYIAYRVFPSIAHRTARAISTDSKKARDLHWPGWHRAIIRAGYPLLGLSLLSGWLLFYGWGNWGIGLNPRDWHFLAALGALLYLVFHAGLYLARWGRQSLALIAIPRSGHRSRRRQWIGGALLGVAVLVFTATWLFTSQQSQFRLEVTAIPLLDPDHAPIEIDGNADEPQWQMAMPITVYTDGGTNFDEGATEITLRALSNGEEFYLSARWRDDSQSLVHLPLLKTAQGWEVQQQGFHNFDETRFYEDKFAVLLSSSCTFAAAGTAHLGRKPLAERPANWHGKGYHYSSDGQLHDLWHWKAVRTNDMYLADDNFIGPPDKERPGERRYTAGYQQDGKESGAYVMNWQWYKPQVITPKRLPADPAQLAALQGIDPEQRTNRARDWVIPWFDYQPYSPEQDIRYPQGTVMPSVMYNSNRFEGDRADVRARGQWRDGYWNLEFVRKRVTSSALDVPIVDGTCLWVSAFDHAQVAHTRHTRAIRLQFLQELSR, from the coding sequence GTGGCCGCCAACCGCAAAAGCCTGCGCTGGATACTGCTGCACACCTGCGCCGCAGGTGCGCTGCTGTGCAGCCTGTTGACCGGGCTGCGTATCGCCAGCCTCACCCGCCCGCAGGTAAGCCAGTTTGAAGAGCTGTTGCCTCAGGGCGGGGTCATCCAATGGCACTTCGTGAGCGCGGTGGTGTTTTCACTGGTAGTGATTGCTTACATCGCCTATCGCGTATTTCCCAGTATTGCCCACCGGACTGCCCGCGCAATCTCCACCGACAGTAAAAAGGCCCGGGACCTACACTGGCCCGGCTGGCACCGGGCGATCATTCGCGCCGGCTACCCGCTTCTGGGGTTGTCACTGCTCAGCGGTTGGCTGCTGTTTTACGGTTGGGGGAATTGGGGAATCGGGTTGAACCCGCGGGACTGGCACTTCCTCGCGGCCCTCGGCGCCCTGCTCTATCTAGTGTTCCACGCCGGACTGTATCTGGCGCGCTGGGGGCGACAGTCCCTGGCACTGATCGCAATCCCCAGGTCCGGCCATCGCTCCCGGCGCCGGCAATGGATCGGCGGCGCATTGCTCGGGGTTGCTGTTCTGGTCTTTACCGCCACCTGGCTTTTTACCAGTCAGCAAAGCCAGTTCCGGCTTGAAGTCACCGCTATACCACTGCTCGACCCGGATCACGCGCCCATAGAGATTGACGGCAACGCGGACGAGCCGCAGTGGCAAATGGCAATGCCCATTACTGTCTACACCGATGGCGGCACCAACTTTGATGAAGGCGCCACCGAGATCACCCTGCGGGCACTCAGCAACGGCGAGGAATTTTATCTATCGGCCCGCTGGCGCGACGACAGCCAAAGCCTGGTGCACCTGCCGTTGCTGAAAACAGCACAGGGCTGGGAAGTACAGCAACAGGGCTTCCACAATTTTGACGAGACCCGTTTCTACGAAGACAAATTCGCGGTACTACTTTCTTCCAGCTGCACCTTTGCGGCCGCGGGTACCGCGCACCTGGGGCGCAAGCCACTGGCCGAGCGCCCCGCCAACTGGCACGGCAAGGGGTACCACTACAGTAGCGACGGGCAATTGCACGACCTGTGGCACTGGAAAGCGGTGCGCACCAACGACATGTACCTGGCGGATGACAATTTTATCGGCCCACCGGACAAGGAGCGCCCGGGCGAGCGCCGCTATACCGCGGGCTACCAGCAGGACGGCAAGGAGTCCGGTGCTTATGTGATGAACTGGCAGTGGTACAAGCCGCAAGTCATCACTCCCAAACGCCTGCCGGCTGACCCCGCGCAGCTGGCAGCACTGCAGGGCATTGATCCTGAGCAGCGAACAAATCGCGCGCGCGACTGGGTCATTCCCTGGTTCGACTACCAGCCCTACTCTCCGGAGCAGGACATACGTTATCCACAGGGAACGGTAATGCCTTCGGTGATGTACAACTCCAACCGTTTCGAAGGCGACCGCGCCGATGTACGCGCCCGCGGGCAGTGGCGGGATGGTTACTGGAACCTGGAATTTGTGCGCAAGCGGGTTACCAGCTCCGCCCTGGATGTTCCCATTGTCGATGGCACCTGCCTGTGGGTTTCCGCCTTCGACCATGCGCAGGTGGCGCACACCCGCCACACCCGCGCGATCCGCCTGCAGTTTCTTCAGGAGTTGTCCCGATGA
- a CDS encoding M1 family metallopeptidase, which translates to MRYLKFAKAVKSSAWHLLPLLTLTACQQLSPPLDPLIGDTGQPLSEVAQRADVKAYDLSLEIFPDKKAIKGTGRTEFLLLEDSAQVELKLDSRFDIEQILVNDQVAQFQKSGGILTIDLGQTFHQGEQVTVDVSYSGKPHIALNAPWAGGTVWKQTEDGQPWIATAVQGEGCDLFWPCKDHFADKADSMRIRLTVPNGLSAVTNGVLQGTNPVGDDKTEFDWLLSVPASDYNIALNIGPYSRIQQSYTSTNGAQVPIEFWALSKNAEKAQQLIDNDLLQQIEFYERQLGPYPWGDQKLGFVETPHLGMEHQTINAYGKEYKRDEYGFDWLLQHELAHEWFGNLITHEKLNDAWLHEGFGLYMQPAYSLDHFGNAAYNHSMYKSYLGLMNCKPIVLEGDITSEQAFNSDIYGKGGWTLHTLRWLIGDKLFWQATRELLYGTDNTAALAYPIAPRYRNTQDFIDIVNKLTGEDYNWLFDVYLKQAELPELVRQQQEGSIALTWKTSDELPFPMPVPVSVNGELQVYEPIDGIITIAASADDHVVIDPEMKVLRYLPIIGQCEENTEKRKKRKKS; encoded by the coding sequence ATGCGCTATTTGAAGTTTGCCAAGGCAGTTAAGAGCTCTGCTTGGCACTTGCTACCCCTGTTGACCCTGACCGCCTGTCAACAACTCTCCCCGCCACTGGACCCGCTGATTGGCGATACCGGACAGCCCCTTTCAGAGGTAGCGCAACGAGCAGATGTCAAAGCTTATGACCTGAGCCTGGAAATATTTCCCGACAAGAAAGCTATAAAAGGTACTGGGCGCACGGAGTTCTTGCTATTGGAAGACAGCGCACAGGTCGAACTGAAACTGGATAGCCGGTTCGACATTGAACAGATTCTGGTAAACGATCAGGTAGCGCAGTTCCAGAAAAGTGGCGGCATTCTGACGATTGATCTGGGGCAGACATTCCACCAAGGTGAGCAGGTTACCGTCGACGTGTCCTACTCCGGCAAGCCACATATTGCCCTGAACGCCCCCTGGGCCGGTGGTACCGTGTGGAAACAGACAGAGGATGGGCAACCGTGGATTGCCACTGCGGTACAGGGCGAGGGCTGTGATTTGTTCTGGCCGTGTAAAGACCATTTTGCGGACAAGGCCGACAGTATGCGTATCCGGCTTACTGTCCCAAATGGTTTGAGCGCAGTCACCAATGGTGTTTTACAGGGAACCAACCCGGTGGGTGACGACAAGACCGAATTTGACTGGTTGCTGTCTGTTCCGGCCAGCGACTACAACATTGCCCTGAATATTGGCCCTTACAGCAGAATCCAGCAGTCTTATACCAGCACCAACGGAGCTCAGGTGCCAATTGAATTCTGGGCCCTGAGTAAGAATGCCGAAAAGGCGCAACAACTTATCGATAACGATTTACTCCAACAAATTGAATTCTATGAACGCCAGCTGGGTCCTTACCCCTGGGGCGACCAGAAACTGGGCTTTGTTGAAACGCCCCATCTGGGCATGGAGCACCAGACCATCAATGCCTATGGCAAGGAATACAAGCGCGACGAATATGGGTTCGACTGGCTGCTGCAACACGAACTGGCCCACGAGTGGTTTGGCAACCTGATTACCCATGAAAAACTCAACGATGCCTGGCTACATGAAGGCTTCGGTTTATACATGCAGCCAGCCTATAGCCTCGATCATTTTGGTAACGCGGCGTACAACCACAGCATGTATAAATCGTATCTGGGGTTGATGAATTGCAAACCCATTGTGCTGGAAGGCGATATCACCTCTGAACAGGCGTTCAACTCGGATATTTATGGCAAAGGTGGCTGGACCTTACACACCCTACGCTGGTTGATCGGCGATAAACTGTTCTGGCAAGCAACCCGGGAATTGCTGTATGGCACAGACAATACTGCTGCGCTGGCCTATCCCATTGCCCCCCGCTACCGCAATACCCAGGACTTTATCGATATCGTCAACAAACTGACGGGCGAGGATTACAACTGGCTGTTTGATGTATACCTGAAGCAGGCCGAATTGCCGGAGCTGGTCCGGCAGCAGCAAGAGGGTTCCATCGCCCTTACCTGGAAAACCTCGGACGAGCTTCCCTTCCCGATGCCAGTGCCGGTGTCTGTTAACGGGGAACTTCAGGTATACGAGCCGATAGATGGAATCATCACTATAGCTGCCTCCGCAGACGATCATGTGGTGATTGATCCGGAAATGAAGGTACTGCGGTATTTACCCATCATTGGGCAGTGTGAAGAAAATACCGAAAAGCGTAAAAAGAGAAAAAAGAGCTAG
- a CDS encoding TonB-dependent siderophore receptor, producing the protein MPSKQRLFASSLLAVALTAANATIAAEGKSEKLENVEVVGEQVDSYLVEDMNTATGLGLSIMDTPQSVSAIGSTQLDDFNLYNLNDALLAVPGIQVESVETDRTYYSSRGFDVTNFQVDGVGLPSTYGNRSGETDTSIYERIEVVRGANGLMSGAGNPSATVNMVRKRPTDDLQMSFSAIAGSWSSLRLESDIAGTLSDGLRGRLVLTKEDKESHLDFYAMDKSVAYGVLEKDLGESTLLTLGASYQASLADSPLWGALPLVYSDGSATDYDVSASTSAEWAYWDNIEQEVFAELKHQLANGWEVKGYYSTADVEGDSELLYMYSLPDRGTDEGLIGYGSGYTLDAKRDVFDLRVSGTYNLLGREHDLLFGYNWSEGATEEVSLYDYTNGFPWIGDFTQWNGQTPVKPVFTDGLTGSDFNEAQSAVFAATRFRVTDALSLVGGARVVNWEAEGTGYGTSKLTEVDGKVLPYAGVVYRVNDNYSLYASHTETFAAQDDVAQDLTFIDPTEGVNDEVGVKAQFLEGKLMATLAYYQTQQNNVAEFAGQVEDPNNDQILIDYYEGRDYDSDGFDLTVSGQLADGLNMEFSYAKVNIDNTADNGLDRDFIPAQTVRLYASYRPPMLDALKVGGGLNWQDDISRMHAAGHVIEQEAYATLQLFANYKVTEQLSFSLNGENLTDEKYISSLYWDQGFYAAPRSFSASVNWRY; encoded by the coding sequence ATGCCATCCAAGCAACGTCTGTTTGCCAGCTCTCTGCTGGCAGTCGCACTGACCGCGGCCAATGCCACCATCGCCGCGGAAGGGAAGTCTGAAAAGCTCGAGAATGTCGAGGTGGTCGGTGAACAGGTAGATTCTTACCTGGTCGAGGATATGAACACCGCTACCGGCCTGGGCCTGTCCATCATGGATACGCCACAGTCTGTCTCCGCGATTGGCAGTACCCAGCTCGACGATTTCAACCTGTACAACCTGAACGACGCGCTGCTGGCAGTGCCCGGCATTCAGGTCGAGAGTGTGGAGACGGATCGCACCTATTATTCCTCCCGCGGCTTTGACGTGACCAACTTCCAGGTTGACGGCGTTGGCCTGCCGTCTACCTACGGCAACCGCAGCGGTGAGACCGACACCTCGATCTACGAGCGTATCGAAGTAGTGCGCGGTGCCAACGGCTTGATGAGCGGCGCGGGCAACCCTTCTGCCACGGTCAACATGGTGCGCAAGCGTCCTACCGATGACCTGCAAATGTCGTTCAGCGCTATCGCCGGCTCCTGGAGCAGCCTGCGTCTTGAGAGCGACATCGCCGGCACCCTCAGTGATGGTCTGCGCGGCCGACTGGTGCTGACCAAGGAAGACAAGGAGTCTCACCTGGACTTCTACGCCATGGACAAATCCGTGGCCTACGGTGTGCTGGAAAAAGATCTGGGCGAATCTACCCTGCTGACCCTGGGTGCCAGCTATCAGGCGAGCCTGGCAGACAGCCCGCTGTGGGGTGCCTTGCCACTGGTGTACTCCGATGGCTCCGCCACCGACTACGATGTGTCTGCCTCGACCTCTGCCGAGTGGGCCTACTGGGACAATATCGAGCAGGAAGTTTTCGCCGAGCTGAAGCACCAACTGGCCAATGGCTGGGAAGTCAAAGGTTATTACAGCACTGCAGACGTCGAAGGCGATAGCGAACTGCTGTACATGTACAGCCTGCCAGATCGCGGTACCGACGAAGGCCTGATCGGCTACGGCAGTGGTTATACCCTGGATGCCAAACGGGATGTGTTTGACCTGCGTGTTTCCGGCACCTACAACCTGCTTGGGCGCGAGCACGATTTACTGTTCGGATATAACTGGTCCGAGGGCGCCACTGAAGAAGTGTCCCTGTACGATTACACCAATGGCTTCCCCTGGATCGGTGATTTCACCCAGTGGAATGGCCAGACTCCGGTCAAGCCGGTATTTACCGACGGCCTGACGGGTAGTGACTTCAATGAAGCACAGAGCGCCGTATTCGCCGCTACGCGCTTTCGTGTGACCGACGCCCTGAGCCTGGTGGGCGGCGCGCGCGTGGTGAACTGGGAAGCCGAAGGTACCGGTTATGGCACCAGCAAGCTCACCGAGGTCGATGGCAAGGTGCTTCCATACGCGGGTGTGGTGTATCGGGTTAACGACAACTACTCCCTGTACGCCAGCCACACTGAAACTTTCGCTGCCCAGGACGATGTCGCCCAGGACCTGACCTTCATCGATCCCACCGAAGGGGTGAACGACGAAGTAGGTGTTAAGGCACAGTTCCTGGAAGGCAAGCTGATGGCAACCCTGGCGTATTACCAGACCCAGCAGAACAATGTGGCGGAATTTGCTGGCCAGGTGGAAGACCCGAATAACGACCAGATCCTGATCGACTACTACGAAGGCCGCGATTACGACAGCGACGGCTTTGATCTGACTGTCAGTGGCCAGCTCGCCGATGGCCTCAATATGGAATTCAGCTACGCCAAGGTGAATATCGACAATACTGCGGACAATGGTCTCGACCGCGACTTTATCCCGGCCCAGACGGTGCGTTTGTATGCGAGCTACCGTCCGCCCATGTTGGACGCGTTGAAAGTCGGTGGTGGTCTTAACTGGCAGGATGATATTTCGCGGATGCATGCTGCTGGTCACGTCATCGAGCAGGAGGCCTACGCCACTCTGCAATTGTTTGCCAACTACAAGGTAACCGAGCAGCTGAGTTTCTCCCTCAATGGTGAAAACCTTACCGATGAGAAGTACATCAGCAGCCTGTATTGGGATCAGGGCTTCTACGCCGCTCCGCGCAGCTTCAGCGCGTCGGTGAACTGGCGTTACTGA
- a CDS encoding PepSY domain-containing protein has protein sequence MNKTLFKLHSWMALAAFIPLLVICITGSILVFKHEIDSLLLADKVRVESAGRERLSLDALEASMHSSFPDFEVVGWALFQDKDRADLVYTMQRGTDEWTYALLDQYTGEPLRVPMGLTHHLTDWLLDLHYTLLMGDWGMLVTSIFSILLCLLGITGFILYRKFWKNFFTLRWNARMIVYFSDLHKMTGIIGAPILLILGFTGAWWNITHFAHEMEEHADGHEHYKMAERLYSDDLSLQGLMDDAGNRIQNFETTYVSFPWEPGANFTFWGDVHSGNPLISEYASNVTYNAQSGKHMLSYDIRDASAGAVIVDSYRRLHFGNFAGLVSKILWCVIGLSPLLLSITGVYIWYQRREKRRNAREKKRAKAAALAGAAA, from the coding sequence ATGAATAAAACCCTGTTCAAACTGCACAGCTGGATGGCATTGGCGGCCTTTATCCCGCTACTGGTCATCTGCATTACCGGCAGCATTCTGGTGTTCAAGCACGAGATTGATTCCCTGCTGTTGGCTGACAAGGTGCGAGTAGAGTCCGCCGGCCGTGAGCGCCTGAGTCTGGACGCGCTGGAAGCCTCCATGCACAGCAGCTTCCCCGATTTCGAAGTGGTGGGCTGGGCGCTGTTTCAGGACAAAGATCGCGCAGACCTGGTCTATACCATGCAGCGCGGTACCGACGAGTGGACATACGCCCTGCTGGACCAATACACCGGTGAACCTCTGCGTGTACCCATGGGGCTGACACATCACCTTACAGACTGGCTGCTGGACCTGCACTACACCCTGCTGATGGGCGACTGGGGCATGCTGGTTACCAGTATCTTCTCCATTCTGCTGTGCTTGCTCGGGATCACCGGCTTTATCCTGTACCGCAAATTCTGGAAGAACTTCTTCACCCTGCGCTGGAACGCGCGCATGATCGTGTACTTCTCCGACCTGCATAAAATGACCGGCATTATCGGTGCACCCATCCTGCTGATCCTCGGCTTTACCGGTGCCTGGTGGAACATCACCCACTTTGCCCACGAAATGGAAGAACACGCAGACGGCCACGAGCACTACAAAATGGCCGAGCGTCTGTACAGCGACGACCTCTCCCTGCAGGGGCTGATGGACGATGCCGGCAATCGTATCCAGAACTTCGAGACCACCTACGTTTCCTTCCCCTGGGAGCCGGGTGCCAACTTCACCTTCTGGGGGGATGTGCACAGCGGTAACCCGCTGATCAGCGAGTACGCCAGCAACGTGACCTACAACGCCCAGAGCGGCAAGCATATGCTCAGCTACGATATCCGCGATGCCTCCGCAGGCGCAGTGATTGTGGACAGCTACCGCCGCCTGCACTTTGGCAACTTTGCCGGTCTTGTGAGCAAGATTCTGTGGTGTGTGATCGGCCTGTCGCCGCTGCTGCTGTCCATTACTGGTGTTTACATCTGGTACCAGCGCCGCGAGAAACGCCGCAACGCACGCGAGAAGAAACGCGCGAAAGCGGCGGCACTGGCAGGAGCTGCTGCCTGA
- a CDS encoding response regulator transcription factor, translated as MTKRILLVDDHSLMRAGIRALLDELEGFEVIGECGNGLEAVELVHREEPDLLLLDISLPGLNGLEVVQQLGQSHPDLRVLMLSMHAGPEYVARALGSGASGYLLKDSAFDELAAALQAVCSGRDYLCSAIDSETVQRFVQGVPNGHSAQEILTPRQRQILQLIAEGCGPREIATNLNVSVKTVEAHRAQLMERLGIHHVPGLVRFAIRVGMISAEP; from the coding sequence ATGACAAAACGCATACTGCTGGTGGATGACCATTCATTGATGCGCGCAGGAATTCGCGCGTTGCTGGATGAGCTCGAAGGTTTCGAGGTGATTGGTGAATGCGGCAACGGCCTCGAAGCCGTGGAACTGGTGCACCGCGAGGAACCGGATCTGTTGTTACTGGATATTTCGCTGCCCGGATTGAACGGGTTGGAAGTGGTACAGCAGCTGGGCCAGTCCCATCCGGACCTCCGGGTACTGATGCTGTCGATGCATGCCGGGCCGGAATATGTTGCGCGCGCCCTGGGCTCGGGAGCGTCCGGTTATCTGTTGAAAGACTCTGCCTTCGATGAACTGGCGGCGGCGCTGCAGGCTGTGTGCAGTGGTCGCGACTACCTCTGTTCTGCCATCGACAGTGAAACCGTGCAGCGTTTTGTGCAGGGTGTACCAAACGGGCACTCTGCGCAGGAAATTCTGACCCCGCGCCAGCGGCAGATATTGCAGCTGATTGCCGAGGGCTGCGGACCGCGAGAAATTGCCACCAATCTCAATGTCAGTGTAAAAACCGTAGAGGCCCATCGCGCGCAATTGATGGAGCGGCTCGGAATTCACCATGTCCCCGGGTTGGTACGCTTTGCCATTCGGGTGGGAATGATTTCTGCCGAACCCTGA